In Fibrobacter sp. UWR2, the sequence CTGCGGGCGACTGCTAAATGCGGCCCCCTTGTTGAACACCAACTGGAATCGCACCAGTTCGCCAATCACGTTGATGATGTCGTGGTTCGGCGCTCCCGTCTCGTTCGTGAACCGAGCAAGCGCCCAGAGTTTGGTCAACTGGTCAGCGACAATGCTAAAGACAATAACGCCAATATGGAACGGCCACTTATTGTAGAATTTCATTCGTTACCGGGCGGCTAGATGCCCGCCTCCTTCTTCAAATTCGTATAGGTTTTCTCAATCCACTTGTCCGAATAGAAATGTGCAGTCGTTGACTTCACGATTTTCTTCACGGTATCGCGTGAAATCTTCACCTTCCTGTCGCTGGCAAAGAGGCTCGAACCGTCGCCAATGAGTTTCATGTTCTCTGCCGCCATAAAGAGCGGCCACAGGCAAAACAGGCGGGTGCGCATCTTCACGTTCGGCACGAGTTTCGTATAGGCGATGGCATCGTCCAGGTGTTTCCACGCCTTCGCCACAAGTTCCCCCATCACCGCAGCACGGCGGGCATTGAAGTCGGCACGGAATTCTACCGAAGCTCCATCCGAACCCGCAGCCGGCACGTCGAACATCTCGTACGAATGCGCGAAGCCGTGTCGACGGCAAATCTCTTCGGGAACAAAGCACACCCTGCGGGTAGAATCTTCTACGCAGTCCTTCACGATGTTCGCCACCTGGAGCGCAAGCCCAAAGCTCACGTCGAGTTTCTGCATCTCGGCCTTGCGTGCATCGCTGATGAGGCATGTATCCGCAGCAAACAGGTTTGTGAGCAACTTCCCGACAATGCCCGCCACATAATAGCAGTATTCATCCAGGTCGGCGACGCTTTCGAGCGTAAACCATCCCGAACTCAGCGCCGCTTCTTGCCTTTGCGCAAACTTCGCCATACCACCGCACATCTCGATGGTCACGTCGCGCACCGGAGCAGCATAGACCTCGGGCAGTTCCTTCAGGAGCGGCAGCACCACGTGCGTATGCAGGCAGAGGTTCATGTACGGGTGGTCAGACTTGCGCCAGCTTTCGGGCAGGGCGCCCTCGAACGCAGACACGGCCTCTTCCTTCAGGTCGGGCGTGCGGAATATGTCGGCAAAGAGCCCGAGCAAGGTTTCCTTTTCGGAGGCTTTCATGTCGGGATCGTCTTCCACCGTATCGGCGATACGCAGGTAAAGGTAGGCAAGCAAAATGCTCTTGTGCAACTTGCCCTTGAGCACATTGATGTTAAGCGCAAACGTCCTCGAAACCAGGAGAAGAATCTCTTCGGCGTACAGCCACGCCTTCTTCCCTTCGAGAACTTCCTCACCCATACCGAGCGTATCCAAGATATTCCTAGACATACATCGTCTCCGCATAGATATCGGGCGGAATCTTCTTTGTTCTGGCCATTGCATTCAGGTACTTCCAGAACCGGCCATGCGCCTCGGCGTTCCTAAGTTTCTTCGCGAAGCTCCATACCGTACGGTTATGGACATCGGTTTCGCTCTGGAAATTGCCCTTCCTTTCGGACTGGTAGCGCACTTTGCGGTATTCCAGGAAATACGCCGTCTCGAATAGTGCCGAAATCCGGCGCATGGCTCCGCGGTAGAGCGCAAGTGCGAAAAGCAGGAACACAGGAATACCGGCAA encodes:
- a CDS encoding squalene/phytoene synthase family protein; the encoded protein is MSRNILDTLGMGEEVLEGKKAWLYAEEILLLVSRTFALNINVLKGKLHKSILLAYLYLRIADTVEDDPDMKASEKETLLGLFADIFRTPDLKEEAVSAFEGALPESWRKSDHPYMNLCLHTHVVLPLLKELPEVYAAPVRDVTIEMCGGMAKFAQRQEAALSSGWFTLESVADLDEYCYYVAGIVGKLLTNLFAADTCLISDARKAEMQKLDVSFGLALQVANIVKDCVEDSTRRVCFVPEEICRRHGFAHSYEMFDVPAAGSDGASVEFRADFNARRAAVMGELVAKAWKHLDDAIAYTKLVPNVKMRTRLFCLWPLFMAAENMKLIGDGSSLFASDRKVKISRDTVKKIVKSTTAHFYSDKWIEKTYTNLKKEAGI